CGAGCAACGCATTGACCGCGTCCGGCGTTAAGGCCGACAATTCGCTGTAAGCGTCCTTCACCAGCGCCTGCAAGGCGGCGTAATCCAGATCGGGCTTGCCGGACGGCGGGACGAACACGCCGTTCTTGGCGGCTTCCATCGCGCCTCGAGAGTGGTGCGCGAGCGAGACCACCTGAAAGCGGAACGGCAACATGTCCGGAAACAGCCGGGTCTCGACGATCTCGGCCGGATCGATGCCGTTGTCCTTGAAATGCGCGAGGCTCTTCTCGAGGAAGCCCGAGGCGGCACCGAGGATCTGCAGGTAGTTGGCAACGGTCGCGTCGTAGAGTGAAAAGGTCATGGCGAATTCCCCCATATAGAAAATGTTGTCTGCTGCTTGCCGGACCA
This Bradyrhizobium sp. CCBAU 53421 DNA region includes the following protein-coding sequences:
- a CDS encoding DUF1993 family protein, translating into MTFSLYDATVANYLQILGAASGFLEKSLAHFKDNGIDPAEIVETRLFPDMLPFRFQVVSLAHHSRGAMEAAKNGVFVPPSGKPDLDYAALQALVKDAYSELSALTPDAVNALLGREVTFKVGERSMPFTAEGFLMSFSLPNFFFHSTTAYDILRHKGAPLGKRDFIGRLNMKK